Proteins encoded within one genomic window of Spiribacter curvatus:
- a CDS encoding ABC transporter ATP-binding protein, with translation MAASPHSTTASSGTSNQGWREYLGVFRYSRRAIELVWQTSRLLTVVLATGTLIAGLLPAAAAWVGQLIVDGVVAAIDANAGIPADLLWLVALEGGIMMGIAGAQRAIQIAQSLLRAQLGQRVNVMILEKAQSLELADFEDSEFYDKLTRARREASSRPLSLVNRTFGLIQNGISLASFAGLLLGFSPWAVAILVAAGLPQFFSEAKFSGDAFRLFRWRSPDTRRQMYLETVLAREDSAKEVKLFELGPLFLQRYRDIFKRLYREDRRLTLRRDLWGFGLGLIATLAFYGTYAWIVVTTVAGQITLGQMTMYLSVFRQGQSAVSASLTAISGMYEDNLYLSNLYEYLEQPITVGSGEATAGADPGDGLRFESVSFRYPGSELDALSDVSLHLTPSRSIALVGSNGSGKTTLIKLLAGLYAPSSGRILLDGTDLRDWDSSALRERIGIIFQDFMRYQLPVGENIGAGDVAHFSDEERWQRAARKGLAETFIEDIPGGYHAQLGRWFRDGRELSGGQWQKIAVARAFMREGADVLVLDEPTAAMDAAAEAEIFEHFRALTEDRMAILISHRFSTVRMADEIIVMDGGRIIERGNHDSLLAENGHYARLFRLQAAGYQ, from the coding sequence ATGGCAGCTTCTCCGCATTCAACCACGGCCTCCTCCGGCACCTCGAACCAGGGCTGGCGGGAGTATCTGGGGGTCTTCCGCTACAGCCGCCGCGCCATTGAGCTGGTCTGGCAGACCAGTCGGCTGCTTACCGTGGTGCTTGCCACGGGCACGCTGATCGCTGGCCTCCTGCCCGCCGCCGCGGCGTGGGTCGGACAGCTCATCGTCGACGGCGTGGTGGCGGCGATCGATGCCAATGCCGGCATCCCCGCCGACCTGCTCTGGCTGGTGGCGCTGGAGGGTGGGATCATGATGGGGATCGCCGGCGCTCAGCGAGCCATCCAGATCGCCCAGTCGCTGCTGCGCGCCCAGCTCGGACAGCGGGTCAACGTCATGATCCTCGAGAAGGCGCAGTCCCTTGAGCTGGCGGATTTCGAGGACTCGGAGTTCTACGACAAACTCACGCGGGCCCGGCGCGAGGCCTCCAGCCGGCCACTCAGCCTGGTCAACCGCACCTTCGGCCTGATCCAGAACGGCATATCGCTGGCGAGTTTCGCTGGTCTGCTACTCGGTTTCTCACCCTGGGCCGTCGCGATTCTGGTCGCTGCCGGTCTGCCGCAGTTCTTCTCCGAGGCGAAATTCTCCGGTGATGCATTCCGACTGTTCCGCTGGCGCAGCCCCGACACACGGCGGCAGATGTACCTCGAGACAGTCCTGGCGCGGGAGGACAGCGCCAAGGAGGTCAAGCTCTTCGAGCTCGGGCCGCTGTTCCTGCAACGCTACCGCGACATCTTCAAACGGCTCTATCGCGAAGACCGTCGCCTGACGCTGCGACGCGATCTGTGGGGGTTTGGCCTGGGGCTGATCGCTACGCTGGCGTTCTATGGCACCTATGCCTGGATCGTCGTGACCACCGTGGCCGGTCAGATTACGCTTGGGCAGATGACGATGTATCTGAGCGTCTTTCGCCAGGGGCAGAGCGCGGTCAGCGCGAGCCTGACGGCCATCAGCGGGATGTACGAGGACAACCTCTACCTGTCCAACCTCTATGAATACCTCGAACAGCCCATCACGGTGGGCAGCGGCGAGGCGACCGCCGGTGCCGATCCGGGTGACGGCCTGCGATTCGAGTCAGTGAGCTTCCGCTATCCCGGCAGTGAGCTCGATGCCCTGTCCGATGTCTCGCTGCATCTCACGCCCAGCCGCAGCATCGCGCTGGTGGGGAGCAACGGATCGGGCAAGACCACCCTGATCAAGCTGCTGGCCGGACTCTATGCCCCCAGTAGCGGGCGGATCCTGCTCGATGGTACCGATCTACGTGATTGGGACAGCAGCGCGCTGCGCGAGCGCATCGGCATCATCTTCCAGGATTTCATGCGCTATCAGCTGCCGGTGGGCGAGAACATCGGCGCCGGCGACGTGGCTCATTTCAGCGACGAGGAGCGCTGGCAACGCGCGGCCCGCAAGGGACTGGCGGAGACCTTCATCGAAGACATCCCCGGCGGCTACCACGCCCAGCTGGGTCGCTGGTTCCGCGACGGCCGCGAGCTCTCGGGCGGTCAATGGCAGAAGATCGCCGTCGCCCGCGCCTTCATGCGCGAGGGTGCCGATGTGCTGGTGCTCGATGAGCCAACCGCGGCGATGGATGCCGCGGCCGAGGCGGAGATATTCGAACACTTCCGGGCCCTCACCGAGGACCGGATGGCGATCCTGATATCACATCGCTTCTCGACCGTGCGCATGGCCGACGAGATTATCGTCATGGATGGCGGTCGGATCATCGAGCGCGGCAACCACGACTCACTGCTCGCCGAGAATGGCCACTATGCCCGTCTGTTCCGGCTCCAGGCGGCAGGCTATCAATAA
- the recQ gene encoding DNA helicase RecQ, with the protein MHDAMSSKPSVSAGHVLEAVFGYSHFRGRQAEVIEHVIGGGDALVLMPTGGGKSLCYQIPALVRSGVAVVVSPLIALMTDQVTALRQQGVRAAALNSSLPTEERAETEHALRTGDIDLLYIAPERLLNSDLMQRLAGIDVALFAIDEAHCVSQWGHDFRPEYLQLGVIAERFPDVPRIALTATADQRTREEIRDRLLPSDAASFVSSFDRPNIRYQVGLKERPREQLLQFIRDRHAGESGIVYCMSRRATEQIADWLNTRGVPALAYHAGLESTLRAHHQARFLREEGLVMVATVAFGMGIDKPDVRFVAHLDLPKTLEAYYQETGRAGRDGLPAEAWLVYGLQDIYRIRQMGAESQAGEGHKRREQHRLEALLGFCETSECRRPTLLAHFGESYAGHCGHCDNCQSPPRTWDAADPARRLLSCVYRTGQRFGAAHVIDVLLGQDNERIRQRGHHRLSTFGIGKDLARATWQSVTRQLLARGYLEPDPDGHGGLRLNDACRPLLRGECGLSLREDLPARRSEPRTRVAAADVAMAPDTWAALRAQRRRLADTEGVPPYVIFHDATLLAMVEQQPSNLEEFAALPGVGARKLERYAEAFLDTLAALPDSSMR; encoded by the coding sequence ATGCACGACGCGATGTCCAGCAAACCCAGCGTTTCCGCCGGCCATGTCCTCGAGGCGGTCTTCGGTTATTCGCATTTCCGCGGCCGTCAGGCCGAGGTCATCGAGCACGTGATCGGCGGCGGCGACGCCCTTGTGCTCATGCCCACCGGTGGTGGCAAGTCGCTCTGCTACCAGATTCCGGCACTGGTCCGGTCCGGTGTCGCCGTCGTCGTCTCGCCGCTGATTGCCCTGATGACCGATCAGGTCACAGCACTCAGACAGCAGGGCGTCAGGGCCGCCGCGCTCAACTCCAGCCTGCCGACGGAGGAGCGCGCAGAGACCGAGCATGCCTTGCGGACCGGCGATATCGATCTGCTCTATATCGCCCCCGAACGCCTGCTCAACAGCGATTTGATGCAACGCCTCGCCGGCATCGATGTCGCCCTTTTCGCCATCGATGAAGCGCATTGCGTCTCCCAGTGGGGTCATGACTTCCGGCCCGAGTACCTGCAGCTCGGCGTGATTGCCGAGCGCTTTCCCGACGTACCGCGGATTGCTCTTACCGCCACCGCCGATCAGCGCACCCGCGAGGAAATCCGTGACCGCCTGCTTCCGAGCGATGCCGCGTCGTTCGTCTCGAGCTTCGATCGCCCCAACATCCGCTATCAGGTCGGCCTCAAGGAGCGTCCCCGGGAGCAGCTACTGCAGTTCATCCGCGACCGTCATGCCGGCGAATCCGGGATCGTCTACTGCATGTCGCGCCGCGCCACCGAACAGATCGCCGACTGGCTGAACACCCGCGGCGTCCCGGCACTGGCCTATCATGCCGGTCTGGAATCGACGCTCCGGGCCCACCACCAGGCCCGATTCCTCCGCGAGGAGGGACTGGTCATGGTCGCAACCGTCGCCTTCGGCATGGGCATCGACAAGCCGGACGTGCGCTTTGTCGCCCATCTCGATCTACCCAAGACCCTCGAGGCCTACTATCAGGAAACCGGTCGCGCGGGCCGTGACGGACTGCCGGCCGAGGCCTGGCTAGTCTACGGTCTGCAGGACATCTACCGGATTCGCCAGATGGGGGCCGAGTCGCAGGCCGGTGAAGGGCACAAACGCCGCGAGCAGCACCGGCTCGAGGCATTGCTGGGCTTCTGTGAGACCAGTGAATGCCGCCGGCCCACCCTGCTCGCGCATTTCGGCGAGTCCTATGCGGGCCACTGCGGCCACTGCGACAACTGCCAGTCACCCCCTCGCACCTGGGACGCCGCCGATCCGGCGCGGCGTCTACTGTCCTGCGTCTATCGGACCGGTCAGCGGTTCGGCGCCGCGCATGTGATCGATGTGCTGCTGGGGCAGGACAACGAACGAATCCGCCAGCGCGGTCACCATCGGCTGAGCACGTTCGGCATCGGTAAAGACCTGGCCCGCGCCACCTGGCAGTCGGTGACCCGGCAACTCCTCGCCCGCGGCTACCTCGAACCCGATCCGGACGGCCACGGCGGCCTGCGCCTCAATGACGCCTGCCGGCCGCTACTGCGCGGCGAGTGCGGACTCTCGCTGCGCGAGGACCTCCCGGCCCGCCGGTCCGAACCCCGCACCCGCGTGGCCGCCGCCGATGTGGCGATGGCCCCGGATACCTGGGCGGCGCTGCGGGCGCAGCGACGACGTCTCGCCGACACCGAGGGCGTCCCGCCCTATGTCATCTTCCACGATGCCACTCTGCTGGCGATGGTCGAGCAGCAACCGAGCAATCTCGAGGAGTTCGCGGCACTGCCCGGCGTCGGCGCCCGCAAACTCGAGCGCTATGCTGAAGCCTTCCTCGATACGCTGGCGGCGTTACCCGACTCGTCCATGCGTTAA